One Amblyomma americanum isolate KBUSLIRL-KWMA chromosome 8, ASM5285725v1, whole genome shotgun sequence DNA window includes the following coding sequences:
- the LOC144100352 gene encoding uncharacterized protein LOC144100352, which produces MAVADSNLKFVMVDVEAYGRQSDGGTLSASRMGRCFERGLLNLPLPKLLPRTSTVAPHVFLKDEAFQLRPDFLRPYPGRGLDDSKRIFNYRLSRARRCVEDAFGVMASRFRIFRRVINLLPENADYVVMASCVLHNFLVEDAIYMPENYADVEDAYGNVTAGQWRAAAEDAAVLNLEPPVGHNYSRSAAETRDLFKSYFMSSQGAVPWQWASAGRRR; this is translated from the exons ATGGCTGTGGCCGACAGCAATCTCAAGTTCGTCATGGTTGACGTTGAGGCTTATGGGAGGCAGAGCGATGGAGGGACCcttagcgcatcaaggatgggaAGATGCTTTGAGCGTGGCCTCCTGAATCTGCCACTTCCTAAATTGCTACCAAGAACATCAACAGTGGCACCTCATGTTTTTCTTAAAGACGAGGCGTTCCAGCTGCGCCCTGATTTTCTGCGACCCTACCCGGGCAGGGGCCTGGACGACTCTAAACGAATATTCAATTACAGGCTCAGCCGTGcaag AAGGTGCGTTGAAGACGCCTTTGGCGTTATGGCGTCCCGGTTCCGGATCTTCCGCCGCGTCATTAATCTCCTTCCGGAAAACGCTGACTACGTTGTCATGGCATCATGCGTTCTTCATAACTTTCTTGTGGAGGATGCCATCTATATGCCGGAAAACTATGCCGACGTGGAAGATGCCTATGGCAATGTTACTGCAGGCCAGTGGCGGGCAGCAGCAGAAGACGCAGCCGTGCTCAATCTTGAGCCACCTGTAGGGCACAACTACAGTCGTTCCGCAGCCGAGACAAGAGATTTGTTCAAATCTTATTTTATGAGTAGCCAAGGAGCAGTGCCATGGCAGTGGGCATCAGCTGGGCgtcggcgatga